From the genome of Dehalobacter sp. 12DCB1, one region includes:
- a CDS encoding DUF2313 domain-containing protein: MLAKFDELKTYLPEFYQQLQEAAAYLAALGVQMDGVHEDTMQARDNNFVFLAGADAVTRLEKFMQIPFDPARTLEDRKRLIASFFVGNNRIGATEIKELIKVFTPSPTDVTFAASTINVRVTRDIEDTFILGDFYFILLKKIPAHLDLVITVLSTFETSFYVGGAMTQYKEEVIDA, translated from the coding sequence ATGTTGGCTAAATTTGATGAGCTAAAGACCTATCTCCCGGAGTTTTATCAACAACTGCAGGAGGCTGCGGCTTATCTGGCCGCTCTGGGCGTGCAGATGGACGGAGTACACGAGGACACGATGCAGGCCAGGGATAATAACTTCGTTTTTCTGGCCGGCGCTGATGCCGTCACTAGGCTGGAAAAGTTCATGCAAATCCCCTTTGACCCGGCGCGGACATTGGAGGACCGAAAGAGGCTTATAGCCTCCTTTTTTGTGGGTAACAACCGGATCGGTGCCACAGAAATCAAGGAGCTGATCAAGGTCTTCACACCGTCTCCCACAGATGTGACTTTCGCGGCCAGCACCATCAATGTCCGTGTGACAAGGGATATCGAGGATACCTTTATTCTTGGTGATTTCTATTTCATTTTGCTTAAAAAAATCCCGGCACACCTGGATCTGGTCATTACCGTGTTAAGCACGTTTGAGACCAGCTTTTATGTAGGAGGCGCAATGACACAATACAAAGAGGAGGTAATAGACGCATGA
- a CDS encoding baseplate J/gp47 family protein, with the protein MFEDRTYENILNEMLDLAPASVDTRQGSVFYDMMAPAALMLARYYTELNTTIELVFLDTAAGAYLEEKCREHAVYRLPATPNVRSVTFTGASVAANQRFFAEGQYFVTKYDEDAILVVEAETPGVAANVISAGTALVPVNTIPGLTAATLGATITPGSEAESDDNLRRRLREKIAGPAANGNKQHYKTWCEEISGVGLARIDPLWNGNNTVKGILIDTEGLPVSSSIVDEVQDYIDPGGTGMGEGVANIGCHFTAVAASAYTINIAFDAQLAPGTTAEDIEVSAAAAIAAYFKEVSLASTDNSAMIIRTAAIANAIYDLAGLVDYANLTINGGTANISVPYTDVPVVGVVNVG; encoded by the coding sequence ATGTTTGAGGACAGAACCTATGAAAATATCCTAAATGAAATGCTTGACTTGGCCCCGGCTAGCGTGGACACCAGACAAGGGAGCGTGTTCTATGACATGATGGCTCCGGCCGCTCTCATGCTTGCCCGCTATTATACCGAGCTGAACACCACGATTGAGCTGGTATTCCTGGATACGGCCGCGGGGGCTTATCTTGAAGAGAAATGCCGGGAACATGCCGTGTACCGTCTGCCGGCGACGCCCAATGTGCGCAGCGTAACCTTTACTGGGGCAAGCGTCGCGGCCAATCAGCGGTTTTTTGCCGAGGGGCAGTATTTCGTCACCAAATATGACGAGGACGCCATCCTGGTGGTCGAAGCGGAAACGCCCGGTGTAGCGGCCAACGTTATATCGGCTGGGACGGCTCTAGTGCCGGTAAATACCATACCAGGGCTCACGGCCGCTACGCTCGGGGCTACCATAACGCCCGGTAGCGAAGCCGAAAGCGACGACAACCTGCGCCGACGTCTGCGCGAGAAAATAGCCGGGCCCGCAGCCAACGGAAATAAGCAGCATTATAAGACCTGGTGCGAGGAAATCTCCGGTGTAGGGTTGGCCAGGATTGACCCTCTATGGAACGGAAACAACACGGTAAAGGGGATCCTGATCGATACGGAAGGCCTTCCGGTCAGCTCAAGCATCGTCGATGAAGTGCAGGATTACATCGACCCGGGCGGCACCGGAATGGGTGAAGGCGTGGCCAATATCGGATGCCATTTCACGGCGGTGGCGGCGAGCGCATATACCATCAACATTGCATTTGACGCTCAGCTGGCGCCTGGGACAACGGCAGAAGATATCGAGGTGAGCGCTGCGGCGGCTATCGCAGCCTACTTTAAGGAAGTGTCCCTGGCGAGTACGGATAATTCGGCTATGATTATCCGGACCGCGGCCATCGCCAATGCCATCTATGACCTGGCAGGCTTGGTGGACTACGCGAACCTAACAATTAACGGTGGCACGGCCAATATTTCCGTACCGTATACCGACGTGCCAGTAGTGGGGGTGGTGAATGTTGGCTAA
- a CDS encoding DUF2634 domain-containing protein — translation MGLDIPINLDLIDSSAEAIPTKTPYIDWAAGRIYGYVDSLNAMKQHVKKTLLTERFKFLIYDNQYGAEIEHLIMDNIDMEVLQLEAVRVVKDALLCDKRIIDVYDFDFSDLQDERVIRFSVDTIYGPIQGEVPL, via the coding sequence ATGGGCCTGGATATACCGATCAACCTTGATTTAATCGATTCGTCGGCGGAGGCCATCCCGACCAAGACGCCATATATCGACTGGGCCGCCGGCCGGATATACGGATATGTTGACAGCCTCAACGCCATGAAACAGCATGTGAAAAAGACGCTCCTCACCGAGCGTTTTAAATTTTTGATCTATGACAATCAGTACGGAGCCGAAATCGAACACCTGATAATGGACAACATCGACATGGAAGTCCTACAGCTGGAAGCGGTCAGGGTGGTAAAGGACGCTCTGCTTTGCGATAAACGCATAATCGATGTTTACGACTTTGATTTCAGCGACCTGCAGGACGAAAGGGTTATTCGGTTCTCTGTAGATACGATTTACGGGCCGATACAGGGGGAGGTGCCGCTTTAA
- a CDS encoding DUF2577 family protein, whose protein sequence is MSDKPTSLKQAFQQMIPEGSGLIRGIVTNASPLSIQIINNPKMVVSGANLVVPRHLTDYETTCTIAAADLHNAAVTIHNALTVGEKVTMLRFSGGKIYYVLDRVVG, encoded by the coding sequence ATGAGCGATAAGCCAACGAGCCTGAAACAGGCTTTTCAGCAGATGATCCCGGAGGGCTCCGGCCTGATCAGGGGAATTGTAACGAATGCATCCCCTCTTTCCATCCAGATTATCAATAATCCAAAAATGGTGGTCTCCGGCGCCAACCTGGTTGTTCCGCGCCATCTGACCGACTACGAAACGACTTGCACGATTGCCGCGGCGGATCTGCACAATGCAGCCGTAACGATTCACAACGCCCTGACAGTGGGCGAGAAAGTGACCATGCTCCGGTTCAGCGGGGGCAAAATTTATTATGTATTGGATAGGGTGGTGGGATAA
- a CDS encoding LysM peptidoglycan-binding domain-containing protein — MSSDYKMYLTFDNESEKLSIVDLPPKIDVSSGTKNESIDIAGLGEITIFQARPALQFSFESYFSPENTTPQQNKDTLLRWKEAGKPVHLIVTGANVNIFVSIENMTYYEQGGDVGTIYYTLFLKEYREPTVRAISVKGIMGIMSASTQRVDNRMQAKTYLAKSGDCLYNIAKGQLGSAERWTDIASLNGIKAPYTIYPNQSLKLPG, encoded by the coding sequence ATGAGTTCTGATTATAAAATGTACCTGACATTCGACAACGAGTCTGAAAAGCTGTCCATTGTCGATCTCCCGCCAAAGATCGACGTTTCGTCCGGAACAAAAAACGAAAGTATCGACATTGCCGGACTGGGGGAAATAACAATCTTCCAGGCCCGGCCTGCTTTACAGTTCTCGTTCGAATCGTACTTCTCGCCCGAGAACACAACGCCCCAGCAGAATAAAGACACCCTACTCCGGTGGAAAGAAGCGGGAAAGCCGGTACATCTGATTGTCACCGGTGCCAATGTCAATATCTTCGTCTCCATCGAGAATATGACCTATTACGAGCAGGGCGGCGACGTCGGGACGATTTACTATACCCTCTTCCTGAAGGAATACCGGGAGCCGACCGTCCGGGCAATCTCCGTCAAAGGGATCATGGGCATCATGAGCGCCAGCACGCAGCGCGTGGACAACAGGATGCAGGCCAAGACATACCTGGCCAAGAGCGGAGACTGTCTTTATAACATTGCCAAGGGCCAGCTGGGAAGCGCCGAGAGGTGGACGGATATCGCCTCCTTAAACGGAATCAAGGCTCCGTATACCATCTATCCCAATCAAAGTTTGAAACTTCCGGGGTGA
- a CDS encoding phage tail tape measure protein: MFALDKIKDFGVDSLKAFASFEQGMNEVFTLLPNASDAALGEMTNQVKAFSKEMGILPEQTVPALYQALSAGIPKDNVFEFLGTAQKAAVGGVTSLETAVKGLTSVVNSYGADVVPVQKASDLMFLAAGLGATTFDELSNSLYDVLPSAASSGVAFEDVTASLVVLTNMGVPTSVATTRVRAAIDELSKSGTKTDKIFRQIAGKSFKQFIAGGGNLQQALQMLENEAKKNNLGISDLFSSIEAGGAAISLTGKGTESFKNALEAMAGASGATEAAYEKLDNGIGRTFQKLKSKFEWLKVEVGQRIGNAMSAWFEKNRGTIDKIESAIGTLFSQLDKGVPFAEAFKTSFKDLIPAGTLNMIGDVWNALEYIFTKIKEIAGYITTNWSSVKPVVIGIGIAFATWKIGSVIYDTVTLGKAMFELGGAIGATSVKIWGNVAAKAADKAETAVLMAMYAGDFVRSLWTSVTAIGAQTTAFIVNKAQMGAQVAGMLALKGVQLISTGATVAMTAAQWALNAAFIASPIGWIVLGIAALIAAGVLLYKNWDVIKAKAADLWAGIQAGFKTFINFIISGLNFMINGINSLGVDIPDWVPLVGGKRLGFSIPEIPMLASGSTNAPETFIAGERGPELITGAAGSRVFPSDDTERIISALESNNRPISVSASPFASDDEQGGETAAEKTININLNGNGTIKGSGLSKEEILDALIVYIKPVLLSIIETEIFEEGDLAYEF, encoded by the coding sequence GTGTTCGCACTGGACAAAATTAAGGATTTCGGCGTGGACAGTCTGAAAGCCTTTGCCAGCTTCGAACAGGGCATGAACGAAGTTTTTACCTTGCTTCCGAACGCTTCAGACGCGGCTTTGGGAGAAATGACGAACCAGGTCAAGGCCTTCTCCAAAGAGATGGGGATCCTGCCGGAGCAGACTGTTCCGGCGTTGTATCAGGCTCTGTCTGCCGGAATACCCAAAGACAACGTATTTGAGTTCCTGGGTACCGCGCAAAAGGCTGCCGTCGGCGGTGTGACCAGTCTGGAAACGGCCGTTAAGGGCTTGACCTCTGTGGTCAATTCCTACGGAGCCGATGTTGTGCCCGTGCAAAAGGCCTCCGACCTCATGTTCCTGGCTGCTGGCCTCGGCGCTACGACGTTTGACGAGCTAAGCAATTCTTTATATGATGTGTTGCCGTCAGCGGCTTCCAGTGGGGTAGCGTTTGAAGATGTCACTGCATCCTTGGTTGTTTTAACTAATATGGGCGTTCCGACTTCGGTTGCGACCACACGGGTCCGCGCTGCAATTGATGAACTATCGAAGAGCGGGACAAAAACGGATAAGATTTTCCGGCAGATCGCGGGCAAAAGCTTTAAGCAGTTTATCGCCGGGGGCGGAAATCTCCAGCAGGCCCTGCAGATGCTGGAAAACGAGGCCAAGAAAAATAATCTCGGTATCAGTGACCTTTTTAGCAGCATCGAAGCTGGCGGAGCTGCCATCTCCCTAACCGGAAAAGGTACAGAATCTTTTAAGAATGCCCTGGAAGCAATGGCGGGAGCATCCGGAGCTACTGAAGCGGCCTATGAAAAACTGGATAACGGTATTGGCCGTACCTTCCAGAAGCTCAAATCCAAGTTTGAGTGGCTGAAAGTAGAGGTCGGACAGAGGATAGGGAATGCTATGTCAGCCTGGTTCGAGAAGAATCGGGGAACAATCGACAAGATTGAATCGGCCATCGGCACGCTGTTCAGTCAGCTTGACAAGGGCGTGCCCTTCGCTGAAGCATTTAAAACATCATTCAAGGACCTTATTCCGGCCGGCACGCTGAATATGATAGGAGACGTCTGGAATGCTCTCGAATATATCTTCACCAAAATCAAGGAAATTGCCGGCTATATAACCACCAACTGGTCATCGGTCAAGCCTGTGGTTATCGGCATCGGCATAGCGTTTGCCACATGGAAGATTGGTTCGGTCATTTATGACACCGTGACGCTGGGCAAGGCTATGTTTGAACTGGGTGGGGCGATCGGTGCAACATCTGTAAAGATATGGGGCAATGTGGCCGCTAAGGCCGCTGATAAGGCAGAAACAGCAGTGTTGATGGCGATGTACGCCGGCGATTTCGTGCGCTCCTTATGGACCAGTGTCACGGCTATCGGGGCACAAACGACAGCATTTATTGTTAACAAAGCCCAGATGGGCGCCCAGGTTGCCGGCATGTTGGCCTTAAAAGGTGTGCAACTGATATCCACGGGAGCGACAGTGGCCATGACCGCCGCGCAGTGGGCGTTGAATGCCGCTTTTATCGCCTCGCCTATCGGCTGGATCGTGTTAGGCATCGCCGCCCTGATCGCCGCCGGAGTGCTCTTGTACAAAAATTGGGACGTAATCAAGGCAAAGGCCGCTGACCTCTGGGCCGGGATTCAGGCCGGGTTTAAAACCTTTATCAACTTCATCATCAGCGGACTGAACTTCATGATCAATGGGATCAACAGCCTCGGTGTAGATATCCCGGATTGGGTGCCGCTGGTCGGCGGGAAACGGCTCGGGTTCTCAATCCCGGAAATTCCCATGCTAGCCTCCGGCAGCACGAACGCCCCGGAAACATTCATCGCCGGGGAGCGCGGTCCGGAACTGATTACCGGCGCTGCGGGATCCAGGGTCTTCCCGTCAGATGATACGGAGCGGATCATCAGCGCGCTGGAAAGCAATAACCGGCCGATATCGGTCTCTGCCTCTCCGTTTGCCTCAGATGATGAGCAGGGCGGTGAAACAGCGGCCGAAAAGACCATCAATATCAACCTAAACGGGAACGGGACTATCAAAGGCAGCGGGCTGTCTAAGGAAGAGATTTTGGATGCCCTGATCGTCTATATCAAGCCAGTTCTTTTGAGCATTATCGAGACGGAAATCTTCGAGGAGGGGGATCTGGCGTATGAGTTCTGA
- a CDS encoding phage tail tube protein, translating into MDRNRMSLREGRVFLDGEQIMDLVSCEVIFTPEVSESRTIGQKGKSRRWIGYDVTGTINEYRSTPWLKNAIKQYVSTGKTPKFTIVGMQDDPNSDYGAAYGKDVVTVEGVVLTGDIPLLQLDSEGEHVQSELEFGAANVISK; encoded by the coding sequence ATGGACAGAAACAGAATGAGCCTCCGTGAAGGGCGCGTGTTCCTTGACGGAGAGCAGATTATGGACCTGGTATCGTGCGAAGTTATCTTTACCCCGGAAGTTTCCGAGAGCCGGACTATCGGACAAAAAGGAAAGTCCCGCCGCTGGATTGGTTATGACGTCACCGGCACGATCAACGAATACCGGTCCACGCCCTGGCTGAAAAATGCTATCAAACAGTATGTCAGCACGGGCAAGACGCCCAAGTTCACTATCGTCGGTATGCAGGACGACCCGAACTCCGACTACGGCGCCGCTTACGGCAAAGATGTCGTAACGGTCGAGGGTGTGGTCCTGACTGGCGATATCCCGCTCTTGCAACTCGACAGCGAAGGGGAGCACGTCCAGAGCGAGCTTGAATTCGGTGCCGCGAACGTCATCTCCAAATAA
- a CDS encoding phage tail sheath subtilisin-like domain-containing protein, protein MAGGKFNRQTGKVRPGTYVNFEALVAAGLGVPVRGIVIMPLPLNWGPKQTFVTIEAVAPDAQFNKLGYAVKDNDTAGNMLYIREALKKAQTVIVYRLAGGVKAAVTAGALTATAKYEGTRGNNLKVVIVANAVSGYDVMVYLDTTVVFEQAGAEIVGDMEANDWVDWSGTAASALTTTAGSSLTGGSDTAPVNSDITKFLDDSEVVSFNSMCFPYTDGTLQTALKTKIAYFRDDAGKKVTAAVPSFTGADYEGIISVINGVILADGTTLSASQACAWVAAADAAATNIMSNTYLAYDGAVDVNGKKTNEQSIAAINAGSFCFSLVNGQAVVEYDINSLTTFTAPKSKDYRKNRVRRVLDTFEESLQLNFPPNKFDNAEEAEGSVRPGWNCMESLGQQILTAFRDAGAIKNVDLENDFVVDRTASIDDETFFNVGLEPVDSAEKLYFTVVTR, encoded by the coding sequence ATGGCAGGAGGAAAATTCAACCGGCAGACCGGCAAGGTTCGGCCGGGTACCTATGTCAACTTTGAGGCCCTGGTGGCTGCCGGGCTAGGCGTGCCCGTGCGTGGTATTGTGATCATGCCGCTGCCACTTAACTGGGGACCGAAGCAGACCTTTGTGACTATCGAAGCCGTCGCACCCGATGCCCAGTTCAACAAACTCGGCTACGCAGTCAAGGACAACGACACGGCCGGCAATATGCTGTATATTCGGGAGGCGCTTAAGAAAGCGCAGACGGTTATCGTCTATCGCTTGGCCGGCGGGGTCAAGGCCGCCGTTACTGCCGGTGCTCTGACAGCTACCGCCAAATACGAGGGCACCCGGGGCAACAACCTCAAAGTGGTCATCGTGGCAAATGCGGTGTCCGGCTATGACGTGATGGTATACCTGGACACAACTGTTGTCTTTGAGCAGGCCGGTGCCGAGATCGTCGGCGATATGGAGGCCAATGATTGGGTCGATTGGAGCGGGACAGCAGCTTCGGCGCTGACCACGACCGCTGGATCGTCACTGACCGGCGGCAGCGATACCGCACCGGTCAACAGCGACATCACCAAGTTTTTGGATGACAGCGAGGTTGTGTCGTTCAACAGCATGTGCTTCCCATATACCGACGGCACCCTGCAAACGGCGCTCAAAACCAAAATCGCCTATTTCCGGGATGACGCCGGGAAGAAAGTCACAGCCGCCGTTCCGTCCTTCACCGGGGCGGACTATGAAGGTATTATCTCCGTTATTAATGGTGTGATCCTGGCCGACGGCACCACGCTTTCGGCCTCCCAGGCGTGCGCGTGGGTGGCTGCCGCCGACGCCGCAGCGACAAACATCATGTCCAATACCTACCTGGCTTATGACGGCGCGGTGGATGTCAACGGCAAAAAGACCAATGAGCAGTCGATTGCGGCAATCAATGCCGGCTCGTTCTGCTTCTCACTGGTCAACGGCCAGGCAGTGGTCGAATACGACATCAACAGTCTGACCACTTTCACCGCTCCGAAGTCGAAAGACTACCGCAAAAACCGGGTGCGTCGGGTGCTGGATACCTTTGAGGAAAGCCTGCAGCTCAACTTCCCGCCCAACAAGTTCGACAACGCCGAAGAGGCGGAGGGATCTGTCAGACCGGGCTGGAACTGCATGGAAAGCCTCGGCCAGCAAATACTTACCGCTTTCCGGGACGCCGGCGCCATCAAGAACGTGGACCTGGAAAACGACTTTGTCGTGGACCGGACGGCCTCGATCGATGACGAGACCTTCTTCAACGTGGGTCTTGAACCGGTGGACAGCGCCGAGAAATTGTACTTTACTGTCGTAACACGATAA